A window of Chiloscyllium plagiosum isolate BGI_BamShark_2017 chromosome 2, ASM401019v2, whole genome shotgun sequence genomic DNA:
ggtggacaaaatctgAATCCACACAACACCTGTAGGTTACTGCcctacaggtttatttaaaatcacaagctttcagagcactaaatgaagctgcactccaaaagcttgtgactttaaataaacctgttggactataacctggtgtcatgtgatttctgattttgccAAGGAAAATACCCAGTCCCATTTTAAAAGTGAACCACTCCAGCCCCATTTTAAAAGTGGGTCGATGTTCACAGGAGTACCCTTTGTACACCAATATTTATGTCAAAACGTGTGAGgcaggatgaagagcttatgctcggaacattgactcttctgctcctcaagtgctgcctgactggttgtgctgtTCCAGAAGTACAATTTTTgcctctgttctccagcatctgcagtcctcactttctcccattaatATTTACTCAAGGTCTGAAGTAATATTGCAGGATGTCCCTGGGGAAAGTGTCAATGCTTACAGAAGGTCCTTGGTAAAAATAACAACTTCTGCAGGAGGTCACTGGGCATTTTTCCATGTTTTCTGTAGGTCTCCAAAATCATACTGATAACTTCAAGTGACAGCatgcttaaaaatattttgaatcaaCCTATATACTGTGAGATTAACGTACATTTGGAAGAAAGCATAATGGCGACAGACATTGTATCTAGTCACTGATGTAGAGGCTACATTTTATTGGAGAGTCTATAATTGCTacaaatttgtaaaaaaaaattatcaatttaCCACAGATGTTTATGCTGATAAACAAAGATAGAAACAACATTTATTTtggtaaaaaaaatttaaagatttatgtTCATTTCAGAATTCAATTACCCTGAATAAAATAATCCCTTTACATACGATAAAAAAAAGCTTGctttagaaaaaaattaaaaccagtCCTTTTTAATCAAGCCACTTTACTTTTGTTGCGCACTGCTTATTATAGTTTTGTGCTTGAGCAAAGGAGACCAGTGTAAGCAGGCATAAGATCAGGCCATAAACTCCAAACCACAGGAATCTTTTAAGTTCTAAATGCATGTAGTTGCCAGCAATGTGACAGCGTTAAGTGCGAGCCTAGATTTAAGGTGCAAAAAGCAGTAAAATTCAATTTCTCCTGCGTTATATACATATGCACATTCAAAGAGTATAAAAAAAATTTACACATTGTCAAAGCagttcacattttttttttgtcccctgCTGCAGGTGGGTTTGATAGGCACGTGGAGATTGGGGTTGTATCATATTGGTCCTGTCTCGAGTGCTCAGACATGCATTCAAGGCTGAGGCAAGGGTCGGCCTCTTGCTGTCATTGAAGTAACAGCAAAGTGCAACAGGAAAACAGAGAAAATCATTCAATATAATGTCCTGAGTTAAAATTCATGAACTGGAGATGGCAGTTGAGGCAAAGGCAACCAAGTGATTTCCAGTTCTGCAGCACATTTTCTTTTAAgttatatagatatatatatatttatatatttttagtCCAACAGGCCTATAAGGTCCATCTATGGTACAGTGCAGCTTATCCCAGTTAAGGCATCACCAGAACAAGGAGATATTACACCCAAGGAAATAGTGGATTCGTCAGTTCTTGCCTCGCGTTAAGTCTGATGTCTTCATGATGACAGTCGCTCGGTTTTCAGCCATACGGTGTTTTAAAGAAGCTTGCTGCGATGGCACAGACGACGTGGAGATGCTGACTGACAGGCTGGTGCATGTGGCAGAGGTATAAACGGGTGCTTTCTCAGAGCCATTGGTCAGGAGTTTGAAACTGAAGTTGCTAGAGGTCACGGTGGGACCTGCGGAAGGGGAAAATGCAGTGTTCATGCCGATGTTGCTCAGAAACTCCTTGCCTTCGATATTGCTTTGCTGCCATTGTGACTGGTCTTGGTTTGTGCTCTCAGTCCCCTAAGCGTACAACAAAGGAGAAAATGAGATTTCTTCACAACGGCGATAATATTCTTCTTACAAACACTCAAAATGAAGAGATGTAACTGTCAGAGAAAGACCGAGAAGGAGGGTTGCACTTCCTTAGGAAATAGGAAGGCTGACAAGTGGTCTTTAACATAATTAATAAAGTGAATGTGCAGAAGATTGTGCAGTTGGCAAAATAAAGGATCGAAGTTATAGGATAGTCAACAATAAACCCAGCAAGAAATTCAGGTGAAATATCTTTAgttgttagaatgtggaacttgctacaaCATGGATTTGGAAATTCTCAGACATATTTAAGTGGAAGCTAGATGTGGACTTGAATGAGAAATTAGAAGCCACCACAGTGAGGCAAATGTACAAATTAGGGGAAGGGAGAACAAATCATTTGATCCCTAGACAATACTCTGTCTCTCAACAAGATTATGTTCTGATCTGActtctcaactttttttttaaattactttttctGTTTGTTATATTATGGTGGAAGCATTGTTATtcagaactttttatttctttatttttcttatttattactatgattttgtatttttgaatttctgtaatgctggatttttttatttccaatttttttcctCAGAATTTGTACTCAAGGAATTGTAACCAGGTACCTATCTAAGGTGGCGCTATAAGTAAATTTTTCATGGCATttatgagtacatgtgacaataaagctaattcaaattcATTCCTGCCTACTCCTCCTAATCTTTCAGCCCCACCTTGCTTATCAGGAATGTATTTAAAAatcagctttaaaaatatttaaagactctgAAATTATCTTCCTCAAGAGATGGTGGAAACAAAGACTCAAAAGACTGCTCCTCGCTTGTGTCTTTAATGTATGACTCAAGCGAGGGTAGGAGAAAGTAGAGCGGAGGGGGTTTTCACGGAACACCAGCCTGACTGAGCCAAAATGGCTCGCTTCTGTACTATCAGggagcagggaggttctgtctAAATTCAATTTACAAAGTAGAATTGCCATGGTACCTGTCAGGCTCACAAGGAATTTCAGGAATCAGACAGGTCTGTGATGCAGACCAGTGAGGGAAGCCTAACCAAACCGTGCCAGATTTCAATGGAAGTTGGGCAGGTTGCTTTACTGGCCTGGCCTGTATCCCACAATCCTAACAATTTCTGGATGCTTTCtagtcaacctgctcagagacatTACTACACATCTCTGGCATTGGTGGGACTTGGACCTGGGCATCCTTGACCAGAGGTAAGGTCagcaccactgcatcacaagagtctCCTCAGGCCGATATTTTTGAATCTTCTGCAATCCATTAAATCTGAGCATAAACCCAGCAAGAAGAAAAACTCCCCTCAAATTTTAAGTATTACTATCTCAGTTTGACCGTATCCGGTATAAATGAGAGACTATATTCCCTgattaaggctctggtcagactgcatttggaatactataAACTGTTTGGGGCcttttatctaaggaaggatgtgctggagggGGTCCaaaagaggtttataagaatgatgcTGGGGCTGAAGGGTTTGTCTAATGAGATACGAGGTTGAGAACTTTGGGCCTGTACTCGAtggcgtttagaaggatgaggggggatctcattgaaacttatagaatactgagaggcctggatagagtggatatggagaagatatttccaccagTAGAAGAGACTAGGGCATGAGAGAACAGCATTAGAGTGAAGGCACaacccttttgaactgagatgaggtggaatttcttcagccagagggcagtgaatctgtggaacccattccAGAGGGCTTTGGAGTctaagtcactgagtgtatttaagacagagatcaataggttcttgattggtaaggggattaagaattatggggagaagacatcaggatggggttgagaaacatagcaaccatgatcaaatggcagagtagacctGATGGaacgaatggcctaattctgctcctatgttgcTGATGTGTCGCCAAAGTCTTATTAGACCATAGGgtctgctctttcattagagagaagcgactgatggtgatttaacctgaaggccaccagacctcaggtgagggaagaggttgagaaggagagtccttcatggtaacctcaagccggtgatgggaattgaactcatgctgttggcatcgcacaatgtaaaccaacaatccagccaactgagctaagccGATTCcctctgctcttatatcttacaGTTCAGTGGTCTTAGCTAGGGAGCTGAGTCTGAAAGAAATATCAGCAAAACAATTGGCACTTTACAATGTGCTAATAACTGGCCATTAGGACCGACATTATCATTCGAAGCTGGGATTCAGTTTTTCACTATTATTGACTTGCTCATTGCCTTCTCCCAGAAGGCTCAAATTTGACCTCTTATGAGGCTCTGACCTTCTGTTGAGGTAAAGTGGCAGTGAGTACAGGTTTCAGCAGTGGAGGGGGATAGTTTAAATACAGCAATGCTGCCAAGGTGGAAGAATACAGAGAAGAGGTCTGTACCAGCTCGGTCAATGCCTTCAAACAAATAaactttctctttgttttttgttttggctTCAAGACAACATGTTCCTTACTGACCTCATCAGGTTCTTCTTCAGTTCCGACGCTATCCGTTTCACTTTCTATTGGATAAACAAAAGTGAAAACTAATTTAAATCAATTGCCCTTCAGCCTCATTTTGCAGATAATTTCATTTTCATCAAAACAACACCTAGCTCTTCATCCAGCATTAACTCTGATCCATTACGTTAACAGTCACACCTTGTCTGTGCAAAAATCTGCTTCTGCAAAACAAGCAGTACTCCCATCAAGTTCGACAAACAGACAAGATTCTGAATGGGTCAATCTTGAATAGCATTAAAAGCTAAAATGTGTAGCTGTTGCTATGAGGGAGGTTAACAAAACGACCACACATAGCAACGCTCTTCACAATACCCATTAAATGGCACCACATGATTCTTGAACCATTTCCTACTGGAACAGTTCATTGAACAATTGATTTTGTTGAGGAATTCTGCCAAATATATTCAATGGAGCCTTGCCAATTGCGGATTTGCAGGCAGGAACAACAAATACTACATAAATGTCAAACGTTGTGTTGGAAGGTCACATGGCTGCCAATTGGCGATTAAAATTAAAAGTTTGTAttcttttaaatgaaataatattCTCCCAAgttcttttcatttctctctttgAACAACTGTTTGTTTCCACTATTCAATCTAGCTGCAAACAAGACAGTAGAAACATAGACCTCGGGTTTTTACATAGCAGTACCACACATTTACTTTTATACAAGTGCTAAAGATCTTGCTTTATGTATTGCTAGGAATGTCAACATGTTATTGTTCTAAACTAAAACCACAGTATCAAAGAATCCCTAGTGAGGAAAGAGGAcattcgaccctctgaagagaatcccagccATATCCAGCCCCCTTTCCTCACCCAGTAACCccacctttcccatggctaatccacctagcctgcacatttatagatactacggacaatttaccatggccaacccaactaacctgcacatctttggactacaggaggaaactggagcaactggcAGAAATCCACTCTTTTAAATGCCAAAGAAAACAAAACCTGTTTAACTTTCCCACATACCACAATCTACCTATTCTGCAATAGATAGCAACCTAGTGAACAATCCCTGAAATCCTCCAATGCAGTTACATATCCTTAAGGAGAACAAAGGTGCACACAGTATTCATGATGTGATCTCACTAACATTCTGTGATGTGCTGTTATTTGAACCACTATGATCTGTTTGGTGCCagttcacccacaatgccatgtgaaggaacagcaaagttGCTGCAGCCCTAGCAAAAAGCCCaatgactgtggatgctggaaatctgaaacaaaaagagaaattgttgggaaaacttagcaagtctggcagcatctggacagaaagcagatttaaaatttcgggttcagtgacccttcctcggaacccactagccaagttgttccaacCAGACCAACCCTGCACCCCGCAGTCTGCTCTTGATCagctgtaaagtgatggaagatggcATCAACAACACTTGTTCAGCAACAACCTTCTCACTGTAACCATTTGAATAGCGATATGGACCAGACCATACCCCCTCAAGATACTCAGAGGATAGTCTAGACTctacatttttcttattttagaaGTAAGcataaggtgttgcattccagatgcttttcaactggtcaaactaccagatttgaagcaaaacacacagtATCCAtaaactacagttaaaatacaacaaaggaaAAATAAGATAAAATAACTGGCTtagctgtaactctattgaaaggCTTAATAAAATAATTGAGACAATAACTACTACCAATTAACTGTTCTAGTAAACACCCAATTTAGAaaatcctataaacacaccctggccataggcaaattcagaaaaacatatTGCCTCGcatgcaactccagcagcaggaggaaaaaaaaacatcaagagacaACTCTAAAAGAGAGTGGAGCAGGGAGAGATATACTACAGCTTCTAAactctgctgagaccccagctacaactgctgaaaactaaaactaaaaatcccgGTTCTGTGGGagttgaccacacccattcaggctgcttctattgttccaacatgaAACAAAACCCAAGCCCTCACAAGCTGTTCACTTTATCAGATTCAAATAGACAGTTCATTAACTCGGTCTTAAAACTActccaaaaaaagagaaaatacacctcttaaaaccatagtatAATAGAACCCAGTAGCTTTCTTGGCCATTACATGGAACAGTTAAAGACAACTGtgttgctgagagtctggattTACACAGAGGCTAGACCAGAAGGATTTTCACAACAAAAATCATTTCACTGTCATGAGTACTGATACAATcttattttattccagatttatctaATATGCTGAAATTAAACTCCTCAGTGGGATTTGGACTAATGTTTACTCATCCAATAATATAACCACAAACAAACCATGCCATGAGACAGGAAGTAAAATCAAAAAGCTTTGGGATTAACACTTTAATATAGGCCTTAACATCTCATAACCTTTCCTGACCACAACCTGTTTGCCTATTTCACTGGTACCTAGAGAGTCCATGACAACTAGATCTTTGCGACTACTGGTTCTTCTCCAGACCAAACATCCCAAACACTGGCACTGGGCTTGTAagaaaaccatttggattcttgCTCTTTGCTGCAAACAATTGTGTCTGTCCCCCTGATGTCAGTGACCCGACCATCCATGCATTCCTATTAACTCTTCCCACTGGAATAGTTTCCTGTACAACCGTGAGGTGGCCAGCTCATTCATACACCCGCTAGCTCCAACATTTGTCACTAAGAGGCTGCAGGAGCCTTGAACCTGTTAACGGAGCCAGGGACAGAAATCACAGGCCCCAGTACTGATGGCTCGGCCCCCAGTCCCCTTCAAGACACAGCGCACCCACTCCTGACCCAGCACCCACATTCTCCACCCTCCGccccctccaaaaaaaatggAGAACTGCAGGACTCTAGATCTCCTGATAACTGTatctccttcactgctgctgtgtTGATTGAGTGTAGTTAACTCCGTACGACTGGTGTCTGAACCTGCGAGTATCAATGGGACAGCTTTTGTGACCACTGCGCTATCAATGACCCACTAGTAATCTCCCAGCTCTTCCTTGGGAGTTTGAGACATGCCTCTACAAACAATTACACTTGGTCTGTCAGTGCAACCTCTGCTTTGCCAGACTGAAAAATGTTCCAACATTTTTGCTTAAAGTGCATAAACATTCCTTGTAAAACATCTGGGATTATTAACTGACAATGTTGAATGGGTTACAACGTAACACTAACCTGCATAGGAGGAGACTGGGGAGATCTGCAATGGGTATAGCTGGCTTGTGCTGATAGGCTGGTCGTCACATTCTGTGGTCACTTCTATAACTTGGCAGACGTCTGGAGGATTGCTGACAATCATTGGTTCTTCCAGTACACTATGACTTGGAGAATGCCCAAGTTCTTAAAAAGGAATCACACTGTATCAGATTGCATATCATTGCAAGCAAATGTCTCATGCAACATAGAAAAGGCATGTtttcattcctgacaaaggatATCACCAACTTTACAATTCCCTTCCACACTCAGGCCATGAACCACTCCACCACGGCAGCTCCACAGTACCAAAAAACCTCAATACACTAATTTTGATGCTtctttaaaagaaacaaagacGTGTTTACACTCTCAATTGAGCGGATATGCTGGCACATGCTTTAAACAATGATAATTAGGTTCCCTGTTCCATGCAGAATTCAGACAAGGTAGATTTTTACATAATTCACAGTGAACTCTGAGTACCTTTCTGTTATAGAAGCCTGCTCAACAAGGATATGGATTGGAGAACCAGTCATGAATGTCACTTATGTATACTGCTCCTGATCTGTAAGTAATTAGGATCAATCTAAGCAATGTCTAGAGCATTACGGAGCAGGTGACCTGACCTTCCACTCTCTTGCTGCCCAATACCCTCTAATCCCACAGTACGGCCTTGCAAAGCTTAACTTTATAATTCTAAGCTGGTAAGGGAATTTTCTTCAAATTAAAATTGCAGTTTTCACGGAAGTATGACTAAAAATTATGAAACAGGCACATTTCAAGACGTGAGTCTTTAGGTCAGATATCAACATACGTCTGATTTCCCACGTTCTGAGAAACCTCTCATTTATAATGGCTAGCAGCCACAAGCGTTGTAACTCCCCCAGTGAGACATTGAGAGAGCACCCTGTGGTACTTCATCACTTCCACAAATCATGTTGAAAACGCATAAGGAGTTTCTTCATACTAAATCAGGATTACTAGTTGCTTTAGTCACAATCAAATTGGAACAGAATTGCTGTTGAGCCTGCTATCTGACTGTGGATTCAAATAAATTCCTCAACACTATATACAACAGAATTCTCAACAGAAAATGCACAATAAAAATTAGAGAGCCACAGGAGTGTGAGTTGCGTCACAACATCTAACTTTGGATTTGATATGACACTCGAACTGCTCAAAAGATGAAGATGATAGCATCTAATGCAttacttttatttgtcattatgtagtcatttttttttcataaaagaaACCTCTTGAACATAACCACAATATGGAAGATTCTGTACTTTCAGAGATTATGACTGTCATAATGGCTGCATGTTCAAGACAATAGCTTCACTGTGTGGTGTGACACAGATGCAAGGCTATGTCCTCCATACTACAAAAGTTTGGTGCATGAAAATCCACTGCCACTACTCACTCTTCTAAGTTTTATGCTATTCTGCAGTTAGAAGGTTTCACTTTGATCTTTCCTTGTGGATCAACACTGTGTCTGTTGCTACCTGTGTTGGGGAGACAACATTGGTTGCTGAGAGATACTGAAACAGATGAGTCATGAGAGCTGTTAGCTCTACTGCGGTATAATACAATTAACCTGCTAACTCTCACATACCAACATATCCCATTTAATTCCAATAAATAGTTTTCTCTGTGCCATATATTTTTCAAAGGCCATGGAAATATATAAATTAATAGGAGATAATCTTGGCATTTAAACAATGGACTTTTCTGGTCTAGTCAAGTATGTACAAGACTCACCCATATGACTGCCCACAGTGCTGTGAACTTGTGCATCTTCTTTGACTACAGGACTGGAGTTTGTGTAGAGACCATGACTGTTTATCAATACTTGATTTTCTTCAAAAGGAAAACTTGGTGTTTTCCACTACCAAAAAGAAAGTTTTTAAGAAACAAATCAGTCTAATTGTAAACAGCACAGAAGCCCCCAGAATCCCCCACAGAAGGAGATATCCTTCTCACATTATTTTAGCGAAAATCTCAGAAGTTCATGAATCACATCTAAACAAAGCTGTTTATATAAATTTGTCACTTTGTAATGAACTTCCTGTCGACTATTTTTACTCCTTTACTGACCTCAATGCTAAAACATGATGACACAAGAGTGAAAAGAATGGCCTTTAATAACTGCTAAAATTATAACTGAGGTTGGTGCAGTAATTAAAGGACAGGTTATGGCCTAGCATATCACACCCTGTACTATCCAGTTCTGGGCAGTACCAGAGGAGGGCGAGGGCAGGGAGATTGACTCATCGGCCATTCTCCAAATTGCAAACCAATGCAGGGTTTTCTACACCAACTCATTGAAAACATTAACCATTTTATTCTCACTCTGGTAAAAATGAAAAGTGTTCATTTAATATTTGCTGGGCACTTTTTTCTCTGGGGTACAGTCGTTTTGCTGATAAatcattgtttattttaaaagatataaataTCCAGTTTGTGGTGACTCTCTAACTGTGCCATGCATTTGTTTAGAACAGCAAATGTATCCTCTGTGCTGAAGCTGGGATACTGATAGATTCCCTACATTTGTTGGAACTGCCTCATTGCATGCTGCACAGTGATTAGCAATGCCATGCTATAATAGAGACGTGCGATCTTTAGTGCGATTCCCGAAGAAGGGccaatgcctgaaacgtcgagtctcctgttccctatatgctgcctgacctgccgcgcctTTCCGGCAACACATGTCCAGGTGTGGTCTGTATGTGCATAACACAATTGAGACGGTCTAGGCTGGCGGCTAGTTAGGGgagggtgtgtgagtgtgagtgtgagtgtgagtacacAGTCAGAACAGTATGAAAGAAGTTCCCAATCTCTGCGCAGACGCACACCACTAACTCAGCACAGTCATACAACACAGTAAATATCCATCAGTTCACCTTGGCTGGTTTACTTGTTTCTTCCTTTTCCACTTTTGACTTCTTTCCTGTGAagaaatattttatatttcagaATGAAAATAGTCAGTGACTGGAGACAGGCAGCTCTGAACACAAGCTAATCCTTAAAAAGGGTATGGCTAGGGAGAAATATTCAGGTAAAATACATATCCGGACTCATTTATCCTTTTCAACAGTCACCCATTGTACAGTACAGGATTAGAAACCTCATGTACAATCTCACCTCTTACAGAACGTTTTTAAGTTGTAAACCAAAATACAGATAATGACACGTTTTGCAAAAGTACAAAGTGTTGTTCAAAGCAGCTTACTACCGACTGTTAGTAGTCAATAGCAAAGATCAAAGATTGAACATGATGGCCATTCTGCAACTTCAAAATTCTGCCCTAATTTGCAGAATGAAACCTATTTCATTGAGAGAGTATCAACCCAAATTTCAACTCAAAGAAATGAACATACAATACAGGTAAAGACAGACCAGTGATAGCAGATCTAAATATCATAATAAGATTAACGgtcatttaagaaacaaaaaTTCATTGGCAGAACTAATGCAAATGGGTACAATTTAAAGATAAAGGTTAAGGTATGTGATAATCAAAGGACATTAATATAACTAGAGTCATTAGGGTACTGCaagtggccattcagtccatctaaaCAAATttgtataattaaaatacaattaaATGCCTGGATACAACTAAACATCATGGCTACAATCAGAAACATAGAGCAGAAACTGAGAACTTCCCATATATGAACAGGCCGTGACTTAAAAATACTAACGTCATTGTTACAAAGGAAGGTTCACAAATGTCTGGGAGTAATAGTTATAGCATATATCATTGTTAAGATTGAAATTACTCTAAGCAGTGGGACAGTTCCTGTATTTCTGGGCCCATGCAATGGAATGTGACCAGTCAGGGTTGAACAAAGGAGCTTGTGTTGTGGAGCGATACCATCAATTATGTGAGCATTGCAAAAAATTTCATCCTGGTTATATAAAAATTGATAGACAAAGGCCAAGATCTATTTGGTTTGCTGTCTTCCATCCTGCTAGTCACATGGTGCAAGGTAACAGAGTTGCTAACTAAATTACACCAATCAATACCCATCATTTGGCCTATCACAAACCCAGACAGGAGTTGGAAAAAACTCCCAATGGTGCAAAATGTGAGACAGCATCAGCCTAAAGGCAAATGTTCCTCCAGATTGTGTGCTCCACTAACCACAGGCCATGTCTCAAATTATTCATTCGATATTCCAAAATTGTGAAAGCAACCTATCTAATCTGTACTTGAATGAGTTACTACCGTTTCTGTCATTTCCCAGGGAATTTTGTCCATAGGTTTACATTTCACTGGAACGTTAAACCCAAAAATGGGTGAGTTGGTGTCAGTAGTTCAGACCCAACAAGTCTCAAACAGGAACCCGATTTCCTTACTTCCATCCAAGCAAAGGGCAGCCAACCAAATATGCTCTTGCTTGTCGTTAGATCCTGTAAATAATATCACAAAGCTGCCTGCTTTCACTTCAAGAACCATTTCACTTTTCCCCTTCATTTCCATTTTCCATTCCCAGGTCTCCGGAATCCCTGCAGGTGAAAGAAGGCTGGAAGAGTGGATGCCAAGAGGTAGGGGATTATGTGCTGCTTTCTCCCTGCCCAACAAACTATCCCCCTTACCCACCATGAGACccttgacctttccaccctgaaaTAAAAAGCTGCAGGGAACCCATCCTTCTGAAAAGCTGCATTGGTATAATCTTTTAACTTGTTTTTCCCAAGAAGGATATGTCTAATTTCCAA
This region includes:
- the irf2 gene encoding interferon regulatory factor 2 isoform X1, translated to MPVERMRMRPWLEEQINSNKIPGLKWLNKEKMIFQIPWMHAARHGWDVEKDAPLFKNWAVHTGKYHHGVDKPDPKTWKANFRCAMNSLPDIEEVKDKSIKKGSNAYRVYRMLPATEKPNKKGKKSKVEKEETSKPAKWKTPSFPFEENQVLINSHGLYTNSSPVVKEDAQVHSTVGSHMELGHSPSHSVLEEPMIVSNPPDVCQVIEVTTECDDQPISTSQLYPLQISPVSSYAESETDSVGTEEEPDEGTESTNQDQSQWQQSNIEGKEFLSNIGMNTAFSPSAGPTVTSSNFSFKLLTNGSEKAPVYTSATCTSLSVSISTSSVPSQQASLKHRMAENRATVIMKTSDLTRGKN
- the irf2 gene encoding interferon regulatory factor 2 isoform X2 gives rise to the protein MIFQIPWMHAARHGWDVEKDAPLFKNWAVHTGKYHHGVDKPDPKTWKANFRCAMNSLPDIEEVKDKSIKKGSNAYRVYRMLPATEKPNKKGKKSKVEKEETSKPAKWKTPSFPFEENQVLINSHGLYTNSSPVVKEDAQVHSTVGSHMELGHSPSHSVLEEPMIVSNPPDVCQVIEVTTECDDQPISTSQLYPLQISPVSSYAESETDSVGTEEEPDEGTESTNQDQSQWQQSNIEGKEFLSNIGMNTAFSPSAGPTVTSSNFSFKLLTNGSEKAPVYTSATCTSLSVSISTSSVPSQQASLKHRMAENRATVIMKTSDLTRGKN